Proteins from a single region of Oncorhynchus nerka isolate Pitt River linkage group LG18, Oner_Uvic_2.0, whole genome shotgun sequence:
- the LOC135561984 gene encoding C-C chemokine receptor type 8-like produces the protein MAFPYSLDRAEFNEMLRLIYVQYVLYTAAISINLILGLPTNVYILWLIVTGAVGTMASDFFSLNLAVSEILSILSNLMFIVHHLIQENDTLWSVGTFFAGFNLFGRPLFQCCICVERYLAVVHPVTFLKYKPLRYRVGCCGVVWMMVLGYCFVNLLSNYQSAWWKIFTLILNLLTLSVMLFCCLAVLWALKRPGPGEGEREGEGMNNMKLRAFRIISMIIVSMLVMYLPLVLLLVSYHFIESVEFFGGLSICYSITVVSGFVQPLLFLHRSGKLPCVRGP, from the coding sequence tatgtccagtatgttctgtacactgctgccatctccaTCAACCTCATCCTGGGTCTCCCCACCAATGTCTACATCCTGTGGCTGATAGTGACCGGAGCTGTAGGGACGATGGCTTCAGACTTCTTCTCTCTCAACCTGGCTGTGTCTGAGATCCTCTCCATCCTGTCCAATCTGATGTTTATTGTTCATCATCTCATCCAAGAGAATGACACTTTATGGAGCGTTGGGACATTCTTTGCCGGTTTCAACCTCTTTGGTCGTCCTCTGTTCCAGTGCTGTATCTGTGTGGAGCGCTACCTGGCGGTGGTCCACCCTGTAACCTTCCTGAAGTACAAACCCCTGAGATACAGGGtggggtgttgtggtgttgtctggATGATGGTGCTTGGCTACTGCTTTGTAAATCTGCTTAGTAATTACCAATCTGCATGGTGGAAGATCTTTACTTTGATATTAAACCTGCTTACTCTTTCTGTGATGTTGTTCTGCTGCCTGGCTGTTCTCTGGGCTCTGAAACGTCCCGGTccgggggaaggagagagagagggggaagggatgaACAACATGAAGCTGAGGGCCTTCAGGATCATTTCAATGATCATCGTGTCTATGCTTGTCATGTACCTCCCACTGGTTCTTCTCCTAGTTAGTTATCATTTTATAGAATCAGTGGAGTTTTTTGGGGGATTGTCCATTTGTTACTCTATCACTGTTGTCAGTGGGTTTGTTcagcctctcctcttcctccacaggTCTGGGAAACTGCCTTGTGTCAGGGGACCCTGA